One part of the Numenius arquata chromosome 24, bNumArq3.hap1.1, whole genome shotgun sequence genome encodes these proteins:
- the LOC141475275 gene encoding parathyroid hormone 4-like, with product MFLPQRSLQMVTFLAILFFACFATCQDTENKRAVTEHQLMHDKGRAFQGLKRLMWLHNALGSVHTASSRDISLSNAMWDSQKSQDPSDPYNGIGGDETSSLMKQLLELTEKERGFPPSKPLDSLQNVKSPKGNWNPQDLFNLLQIQELGSKRNPSALPQNISH from the exons atgttcctgCCCCAGAGATCTCTGCAGATGGTTACGTTTTTGgcaattcttttttttgcctgttttgcaaCATGTCAAGACACTGAAAA TAAGAGAGCGGTGACGGAGCATCAGCTCATGCATGACAAAGGGAGGGCGTTTCAAGGGCTGAAGCGCCTGATGTGGCTCCACAACGCGCTGGGCAGCGTGcacacagccagcagcagggatATTTCGCTCTCAAACGCCATGTGGGATTCGCAGAAGAGCCAAGATCCCTCAGATCCCTACAACGGCATTGGCGGAGACGAGACTTCAAGCCTGATGAAGCAGCTGCTGGAACTGACAGAGAAAGAGCGGGGCTTCCCCCCATCAAAGCCGCTGGATTCGCTGCAGAATGTGAAGAGCCCAAAGGGTAACTGGAACCCACAAGACCTTTTCAACCTCCTTCAAATCCAAGAGCTGGGCAGCAAGAGAAATCCCAGCGCCCTCCCGCAGAACATCTCCCACTAA
- the SRSF3 gene encoding serine/arginine-rich splicing factor 3: MHRDSCPLDCKVYVGNLGNNGNKTELERAFGYYGPLRSVWVARNPPGFAFVEFEDPRDAADAVRELDGRTLCGCRVRVELSNGEKRSRNRGPPPSWGRRPRDDYRRRSPPPRRRSPRRRSFSRSRSRYAPVHYSLDHFVQEV; encoded by the exons ATGCATCGTGACTCTTGTCCGCTGGACTGCAAGGTTTATGTGGGTAACCTTGGAAACAATGGCAACAAAACTGAGCTAGAGAGAGCTTTTGGCTACTATGGACCACTGCGCAGCGTCTGGGTGGCAAGAAATCCTCCTGGTTTTGCCTTTGTGGAGTTTGAAGATCCACGAGATGCAGCTGATGCAGTAAGAGAACTAGATGGAAG AACCCTCTGTGGGTGTCGTGTGAGAGTGGAGCTCTCCAACGGTGAGAAACGGAGTCGGAACCGTGGTCCACCTCCATCCTGGGGCAGGCGTCCTCGAGACGACTACCGCAGAAGAAGTCCTCCTCCCCGTCGCAG ATCACCGCGAAGGAGAAGCTTTTCTCGTAGCCGCAGCAGGTACGCCCCAGTTCATTACAGCCTGGACCACTTTGTCCAGGAGGTTTAA